A window of Chitinophaga sp. MM2321 contains these coding sequences:
- a CDS encoding helix-turn-helix domain-containing protein yields MRTETYTPHPALQEFVSYIGIYSADFTASGALSNVYRFVPTYQRYIIFYLEDPIQVLKPENDDFITRSACVTIGPQEQPVTLNMGVKHLAVCIAFRPGGLFRLLNIPLSEMYEQDFDTSLLLGNEINEITERLKACANWKGMVTVIESYLLKKVPTLKSALPIDFAMEELIRQGGNISIDKIAAISCISVRQFERRCRERVGMPPKLYARLIRFGKAYRLKELNPQLTWTEIAYNSGYYDQMHFIRDFKEFAGMTPSFIHEEELMGTMRLHRLIV; encoded by the coding sequence TTGAGAACAGAAACATATACACCACACCCGGCATTACAGGAATTTGTAAGCTACATCGGCATTTATAGTGCTGACTTTACAGCATCCGGTGCGCTTTCCAATGTATATAGGTTCGTGCCTACTTATCAGCGGTATATTATTTTCTACCTGGAAGATCCGATTCAGGTACTGAAACCAGAGAATGATGACTTTATCACCAGGTCAGCCTGCGTAACCATAGGGCCACAGGAGCAGCCGGTGACCCTGAACATGGGCGTAAAACACCTTGCTGTATGTATTGCGTTCAGACCCGGCGGGTTATTCCGCCTGTTGAATATTCCCCTGTCAGAAATGTATGAACAGGACTTTGATACCAGCCTGTTATTAGGCAATGAGATCAATGAAATAACAGAACGGTTGAAAGCATGCGCTAACTGGAAAGGGATGGTAACGGTGATTGAATCTTATCTGCTTAAAAAAGTGCCTACGCTGAAATCGGCTTTACCAATTGATTTTGCTATGGAAGAACTGATAAGACAAGGAGGTAATATTTCTATAGATAAAATAGCAGCGATTTCCTGTATCAGCGTGCGGCAATTTGAGCGCAGATGCAGGGAAAGAGTGGGTATGCCGCCAAAGCTCTACGCCCGGTTGATCCGTTTCGGAAAAGCTTACCGCCTCAAAGAATTAAATCCCCAATTAACCTGGACAGAAATCGCCTACAATAGCGGCTACTATGACCAGATGCACTTTATCCGGGACTTTAAAGAGTTTGCCGGCATGACACCTTCTTTTATTCATGAAGAAGAACTGATGGGCACCATGCGCCTCCACCGGTTAATTGTTTAA
- a CDS encoding PhnA domain-containing protein has protein sequence MKLDELLRQRSDGKCELCQSGDTLKIYEVPPQDSSDQDNCILICDKCQAQIEKKAELDSDHWRGLSDTMWSEVPGIQVVSWRMLHRLKHESWAMDSLDMIYLNDEALAWAKATGDHDNDATVDLHKDCNGAVLQGGDTVVLIKSLDVKGSTLNAKLGTVVKNIRLVEDNTAQIEGKIEGQVIVILTKYVRKHS, from the coding sequence ATGAAATTGGACGAACTACTACGGCAAAGGAGTGATGGTAAATGCGAATTATGCCAGTCCGGCGATACTTTAAAGATCTATGAAGTACCTCCCCAGGATAGCAGTGATCAGGATAATTGTATCCTGATCTGTGATAAATGCCAGGCACAGATTGAAAAAAAAGCGGAACTGGACAGTGATCACTGGCGCGGTTTATCAGACACCATGTGGAGCGAAGTACCCGGTATACAGGTAGTTTCCTGGCGCATGCTCCATCGTTTAAAACATGAAAGCTGGGCCATGGACAGCCTGGATATGATCTATCTTAATGATGAAGCATTAGCCTGGGCTAAAGCTACCGGTGATCATGATAATGACGCCACGGTTGATCTTCATAAAGATTGTAATGGCGCTGTGTTGCAAGGTGGCGACACCGTAGTTTTAATAAAATCCCTGGACGTAAAAGGTAGTACCCTGAATGCAAAACTGGGTACTGTTGTAAAGAACATCCGGTTGGTAGAAGATAATACTGCGCAGATTGAAGGTAAAATAGAAGGACAGGTAATTGTTATTCTCACTAAATATGTAAGAAAACATAGTTAA
- a CDS encoding gamma-glutamyl-gamma-aminobutyrate hydrolase family protein (Members of this family of hydrolases with an active site Cys residue belong to MEROPS family C26.), whose translation MKKKIGISYTEANFKNYENWFTPQDLGEDIELVELSFKKNNTADIETCEGFVLTGGIDVDPELYNGKKDYPYKPATFLPERDAFEQQIYAYSQQQRIPVLGICRGLQYINILEGGKVFEDIGEAANKVHKKGEEDKVHGVNIQKDTLLHQITGQEHGLVNSAHHQSINPANLGKNLMVSASSDTDDAIIEGVEFKDKTGKGFMLCVQWHPERMKEKEVNPLSQKIKEQFINEVRNHKR comes from the coding sequence ATGAAAAAGAAGATAGGGATCAGTTATACAGAAGCCAACTTCAAAAATTACGAAAACTGGTTCACGCCCCAGGATCTGGGAGAAGATATCGAGTTAGTGGAACTTTCATTTAAAAAAAATAATACAGCGGACATCGAAACCTGCGAAGGATTTGTTTTAACCGGAGGGATAGATGTAGACCCTGAACTATACAATGGAAAGAAAGACTACCCATACAAACCAGCTACCTTTTTGCCTGAAAGGGATGCATTCGAGCAACAGATTTATGCGTATTCACAACAACAACGTATACCCGTTCTCGGTATCTGCAGGGGATTACAATATATCAATATCCTGGAAGGGGGAAAAGTTTTTGAAGATATCGGTGAAGCAGCCAACAAAGTCCATAAAAAAGGTGAAGAAGATAAAGTACATGGTGTGAATATTCAAAAAGACACCTTGCTTCATCAGATCACCGGCCAGGAGCATGGCCTGGTAAACAGCGCACATCATCAGAGCATCAATCCTGCTAACCTTGGTAAGAACCTTATGGTCAGCGCCTCCTCTGACACCGATGACGCTATTATAGAAGGGGTAGAATTTAAAGATAAAACCGGCAAAGGTTTTATGCTATGTGTACAATGGCATCCTGAAAGGATGAAAGAGAAAGAAGTAAATCCGCTCTCACAAAAAAT
- a CDS encoding terpene synthase family protein: MTTIISSVPGLKYPFPDLKNEHADRIEAATKTWLQNDYGSLPYDFQTKQKKYKYWETNVGHMGARMYPVAGYTQLIPIARFLLWGLSNDDYYEDCTMSQLQALRERAVAILKGYPLQADDNELFHQLHKQRNEMMALMPAWWMARYTLSIDRGFEGMQLEAPYKATLQYPSVADYMAIREKAVLVYPLIDLVELQIGTALPDDIFYHPHIQRINALVCRILAWCNDYFSVRKERGKDVMNLILVIENEEKLSLEDAYRKAIAIHDQDVAEFIRLRDNLPADFGNFKPAVDRFIHHLGLLISGHKSWYEKDTLRYKVKHSN; the protein is encoded by the coding sequence ATGACAACGATTATTTCTTCCGTTCCAGGATTGAAGTACCCTTTTCCCGACCTCAAAAACGAACACGCTGACCGGATTGAAGCAGCAACAAAAACCTGGTTACAAAATGACTATGGTAGTTTGCCATATGATTTTCAAACCAAACAAAAGAAGTATAAATACTGGGAAACCAATGTCGGGCACATGGGCGCCCGCATGTATCCGGTGGCAGGGTACACACAACTGATCCCCATTGCGCGTTTCCTGTTATGGGGTTTGTCAAACGACGACTATTATGAAGATTGCACTATGAGCCAGTTGCAGGCGCTGAGAGAGCGTGCAGTAGCCATTCTGAAAGGCTATCCCTTGCAAGCGGATGATAACGAACTATTTCACCAGTTACACAAACAGCGTAATGAAATGATGGCTTTAATGCCTGCGTGGTGGATGGCCCGTTATACCCTGAGCATTGACCGCGGTTTTGAAGGGATGCAGCTGGAAGCCCCTTACAAAGCTACCCTGCAATATCCTTCTGTTGCCGACTATATGGCTATCCGGGAGAAGGCGGTACTGGTTTATCCATTGATTGATCTCGTGGAATTGCAGATCGGTACGGCGTTGCCGGATGATATTTTTTATCATCCGCATATACAGCGCATTAATGCGTTGGTATGCCGTATCCTGGCGTGGTGCAACGATTATTTCAGTGTACGCAAGGAGCGGGGTAAGGATGTTATGAACCTGATCCTGGTCATTGAAAATGAAGAGAAGCTATCATTGGAGGATGCTTACAGGAAGGCTATCGCCATACACGACCAGGATGTAGCGGAATTTATCAGGCTGAGAGATAATCTGCCGGCTGATTTCGGAAACTTCAAACCGGCAGTGGATCGTTTTATTCATCACCTCGGGCTGCTTATTTCCGGGCATAAATCGTGGTATGAAAAAGATACGTTAAGGTATAAAGTGAAGCATAGCAACTAA
- a CDS encoding Gfo/Idh/MocA family oxidoreductase, giving the protein MKRRTFITQTLTAAAGIAIVPRHVLGGKGYTAPSDRITLGFIGTGKQSLGLLKSMNACPETLALAASDVDTKKLARFLGLATKANESKVNTEVKGYGSYRELLERKDIDAVVIASPDHWHAQMAIDAAKAGKDIYCEKPLALTIAEGRAMVDATRKYKRVLQTGSMQRSTHNFRHASELVANGYIGRITEVNVSVGEPTKQCDLPTLPTPEYLDWNTWIGPSLYRGYNPVLAPPIEENSWAWWRGYREFGGGLITDWGAHMFDIVQWALGMDNSGPVKFIPPEVPAITGLKFIYANGIPVNHTNWGENNAIQFIGTEGKIEVSRSFLRSDPASLATLQLKSSDKKLYHSENHQQDWLNAIKQRSRPIADVEIGHRTATVCNAVNIAYELQRPLQWDPKKERFDDEYANIMRSRAYRGKWNFLDF; this is encoded by the coding sequence ATGAAGAGACGAACTTTTATCACCCAAACTCTGACAGCAGCTGCAGGTATAGCGATTGTTCCCCGTCATGTACTTGGCGGAAAGGGATACACAGCTCCCAGCGACCGCATCACACTGGGATTTATCGGTACCGGAAAACAAAGCCTTGGGCTGCTCAAATCCATGAATGCCTGTCCGGAAACCCTCGCATTAGCTGCCAGTGATGTAGATACCAAAAAACTGGCCCGCTTTCTCGGACTGGCCACCAAAGCCAATGAAAGCAAAGTAAACACGGAAGTAAAAGGGTACGGCAGTTACCGGGAACTGCTGGAGCGGAAAGATATTGATGCAGTTGTAATAGCCAGCCCCGATCACTGGCATGCACAAATGGCTATTGATGCAGCCAAAGCAGGAAAAGATATTTATTGTGAGAAACCACTGGCACTAACCATCGCAGAAGGCCGGGCCATGGTAGACGCTACCCGCAAATACAAACGGGTATTGCAAACCGGCAGCATGCAACGTTCTACCCATAATTTCCGGCATGCCAGCGAACTGGTAGCCAATGGATACATCGGCCGTATTACCGAAGTAAATGTATCCGTAGGAGAACCCACTAAACAGTGCGACCTCCCTACCCTTCCTACGCCGGAATACCTCGACTGGAATACGTGGATCGGTCCTTCCCTTTACCGCGGCTACAACCCGGTACTAGCGCCACCCATTGAAGAAAACAGCTGGGCATGGTGGAGAGGATACCGCGAATTTGGTGGCGGATTAATTACTGATTGGGGAGCGCATATGTTTGATATTGTACAATGGGCGCTCGGTATGGACAACTCCGGGCCCGTAAAGTTCATTCCGCCGGAAGTGCCGGCCATAACGGGTCTTAAGTTTATATATGCCAATGGCATACCTGTAAATCATACCAACTGGGGAGAAAACAACGCCATACAGTTCATCGGTACGGAAGGTAAAATTGAAGTGAGCCGCTCCTTTCTGAGATCTGATCCCGCCTCCCTGGCTACCCTGCAACTGAAGTCTTCCGATAAAAAACTATATCATAGCGAGAACCACCAACAGGATTGGCTCAATGCTATCAAGCAGCGTTCCCGTCCTATTGCTGATGTGGAAATCGGTCATCGTACCGCAACGGTTTGTAACGCAGTGAATATTGCCTACGAACTACAACGGCCATTACAATGGGATCCGAAAAAGGAACGCTTTGATGATGAATACGCAAATATAATGCGGTCCCGCGCTTATCGGGGTAAATGGAATTTCCTTGATTTTTAA
- a CDS encoding glutamine synthetase family protein, with amino-acid sequence MTTQEVLAYVKQHPSGKVKIAVTDIDGVLRGKYIAAEKFASAIEGRLAFCDVTFGWDMGDVVYDNVKYTGWHTGYPDALIKIDLSTFRKIPWENDVPFFLGDFIDEQDKPAYTCPRQLLRKVLSDTTQSGFQPFFSQEFEWFNFAETPESIHQKNFHQLTPLSPGMFGYSILRSTLKGDYMSDLFDLLVKFDVPVEGLHTETGPGVYEAAIKYAPVLLAADQAVLFKTAVKEIAYKHGIMATFMAKIHESLPGCSGHVHQSLWDKDAGQNLFYDETDPHKMSALMKSYIAGQLHCLPHILPMIAPTINSYKRLVEGAWAPTTLTWGIDNRTVALRALPGNKKATRLETRVVGSDTNPYLALAACLAAGMYGVKNNLKLEKTATTGNGYKDVSNGILPQNLHEATQQMKQSAIAKELFGAEFVEHFTLTREWEWKQYAKAVTDWELKRYFEII; translated from the coding sequence ATGACAACACAGGAAGTCCTGGCATATGTAAAGCAACATCCATCCGGCAAAGTAAAAATAGCCGTCACTGATATTGATGGCGTGCTCAGAGGTAAATATATTGCAGCCGAAAAATTCGCCTCCGCTATCGAAGGCCGGTTAGCTTTCTGTGATGTAACCTTTGGTTGGGATATGGGAGATGTGGTGTACGACAATGTGAAATATACCGGCTGGCATACCGGTTATCCCGATGCCCTCATAAAAATTGATCTCAGCACTTTCCGCAAAATCCCCTGGGAAAATGATGTCCCTTTTTTCCTCGGAGATTTTATAGATGAACAGGATAAACCGGCCTATACCTGTCCGCGGCAACTATTGCGCAAAGTATTGTCGGATACAACACAAAGTGGTTTCCAACCCTTTTTCTCACAGGAATTTGAATGGTTCAACTTTGCAGAAACGCCGGAAAGTATTCACCAGAAAAACTTTCATCAGCTTACCCCGCTATCACCGGGCATGTTTGGCTATTCTATTCTACGCAGTACACTGAAGGGTGATTACATGAGCGACCTGTTTGATCTGCTGGTTAAATTTGATGTACCGGTAGAAGGACTGCATACAGAAACCGGTCCCGGTGTATACGAAGCGGCTATTAAATATGCGCCCGTGCTGTTAGCTGCCGACCAGGCGGTGCTGTTTAAAACAGCTGTGAAAGAGATAGCTTATAAACATGGTATCATGGCTACTTTCATGGCAAAGATCCATGAAAGCCTTCCGGGTTGCAGTGGACATGTACATCAAAGTTTATGGGATAAAGATGCCGGGCAGAACCTGTTTTACGATGAAACAGATCCGCATAAGATGAGCGCGCTCATGAAAAGCTACATCGCCGGACAACTCCATTGCCTGCCGCATATTTTACCCATGATTGCCCCTACTATCAACAGCTACAAACGGCTGGTGGAAGGAGCCTGGGCGCCTACTACCCTGACCTGGGGAATTGATAACAGAACCGTTGCCCTCAGAGCCTTACCCGGTAATAAAAAAGCGACGCGCCTGGAAACAAGAGTAGTAGGATCAGATACCAATCCCTACCTGGCTTTGGCGGCCTGCCTGGCTGCCGGTATGTATGGCGTTAAAAACAACTTAAAACTGGAAAAGACCGCCACGACCGGTAATGGTTACAAAGATGTTTCAAATGGTATCCTGCCACAGAATCTTCATGAAGCAACCCAACAGATGAAACAGTCTGCCATTGCCAAAGAATTATTCGGGGCGGAATTTGTGGAACATTTTACCTTAACCAGGGAGTGGGAATGGAAACAGTACGCTAAAGCAGTAACCGATTGGGAACTTAAAAGATATTTTGAAATCATTTAA
- a CDS encoding divalent metal cation transporter, whose protein sequence is MTTNGKDANRQKKGIRQFLKKLGPGLITGASDDDPSGITTYSQAGAQFGFATLWTAIITFPLMAAIQEMCARIGAVTSKGLTGTLRQHYPRWILWVMIIASFPAIILNIGADIAGMGAVSNLIFPAVPAYIFTITFTILITVCMVFFSYQQIAGILKYICVVLLVYMIVPFLTQTDWLKVIKAIFLPDIRFSKDYIEMLVAILGTTISPYLFFWQATMEAEELKHNVPKIMVDKHLLSDVKEDVTSGMFFSNLVMMFIMMTCGNVLFSHGQHKIETVAQAASALKPVAGEFSYLLFAFGVIGTGMLAIPVLCGSLSYMFAETFNWKKGLDKKFYQAKPFYGIIVVSLGIGLAINYVGVSPVQGLFYTALLYGLTAPLMILVILHISNNKSIMGQYVNKRWSNILGWTSFLLMTTAAVFFLYLQFTS, encoded by the coding sequence ATGACAACAAACGGGAAGGATGCTAACAGGCAAAAAAAAGGAATAAGACAATTCCTTAAAAAATTAGGGCCGGGGCTCATTACAGGCGCCAGCGATGATGATCCTTCAGGGATCACCACTTATTCGCAGGCGGGAGCACAGTTTGGCTTTGCCACGTTGTGGACGGCCATCATCACTTTTCCGTTGATGGCAGCTATCCAGGAGATGTGTGCCCGGATAGGCGCCGTTACTTCAAAAGGGCTGACGGGTACTCTCCGGCAACACTATCCCCGTTGGATCTTATGGGTGATGATCATCGCCAGCTTCCCGGCTATTATTTTAAATATCGGCGCGGATATCGCCGGGATGGGCGCTGTTTCCAACCTGATCTTTCCTGCTGTTCCTGCCTATATTTTCACCATCACCTTTACGATATTGATTACTGTATGCATGGTTTTCTTTTCCTATCAGCAGATAGCCGGCATACTCAAATACATTTGCGTGGTATTACTGGTTTACATGATCGTTCCTTTTCTCACGCAAACAGACTGGTTAAAAGTGATAAAGGCCATCTTTCTGCCCGATATCAGATTTTCAAAAGATTATATAGAGATGCTGGTGGCCATCCTGGGAACTACGATCTCTCCTTATCTTTTTTTCTGGCAAGCTACCATGGAAGCGGAAGAACTAAAGCATAACGTCCCGAAAATTATGGTAGATAAACATTTGTTATCTGATGTAAAAGAAGATGTCACCAGTGGTATGTTTTTTTCAAACCTGGTGATGATGTTTATTATGATGACCTGTGGTAATGTACTCTTCAGCCATGGACAACACAAGATAGAAACCGTAGCGCAGGCGGCAAGTGCTTTAAAGCCGGTAGCGGGCGAATTTTCCTATCTGCTGTTTGCTTTTGGGGTGATAGGAACAGGAATGCTGGCGATACCGGTATTGTGTGGCTCTTTATCTTACATGTTTGCAGAAACATTTAATTGGAAGAAGGGGCTGGATAAAAAATTTTATCAGGCAAAACCATTCTATGGCATTATAGTCGTTTCATTAGGTATCGGGCTGGCTATCAACTATGTGGGCGTAAGCCCGGTACAGGGGCTGTTTTACACCGCACTGCTGTACGGACTTACCGCGCCGTTAATGATCCTTGTGATCTTACACATCAGCAATAATAAAAGTATCATGGGGCAGTATGTAAACAAGCGTTGGTCTAATATTTTAGGGTGGACTTCATTCTTACTGATGACGACCGCTGCTGTCTTCTTCCTGTATCTGCAGTTTACTTCCTGA
- a CDS encoding deaminase yields MDKHHPYMQRCLELAAMAAAAGESPVGSIIVKDGMVLGEAFEKSKQLKDITRHAEVLAIMDALQRHDNCAGATLYSNVEPCILCSYVIRHHKIAEVVFSKHCGELGGTGPRFNLLTAPDIAAWGAAPVVTVYPVD; encoded by the coding sequence ATGGACAAACATCATCCATACATGCAACGCTGTCTTGAACTGGCAGCCATGGCCGCAGCAGCAGGGGAAAGCCCGGTAGGCAGTATCATTGTAAAAGATGGTATGGTGCTGGGCGAAGCCTTTGAGAAAAGTAAACAACTGAAAGATATAACGCGGCATGCGGAAGTACTGGCAATAATGGACGCGCTTCAACGTCATGACAACTGTGCAGGAGCTACGCTCTATTCAAATGTAGAACCCTGCATCCTTTGTTCTTATGTGATCAGGCATCATAAAATTGCGGAAGTAGTATTTAGTAAACATTGTGGAGAGCTGGGCGGAACAGGTCCCCGCTTCAACCTGTTAACAGCCCCTGATATTGCCGCCTGGGGCGCCGCACCGGTGGTCACCGTTTACCCCGTTGATTAA
- the eat gene encoding ethanolamine permease encodes MTQTKGLKKTLTPFMLWGLGVGYVISGMYFGWNLGLEKGGTGGMAIATLVIMVMYVTFTFSYAELACAIPKAGGVFDYANKAMGKDFGFIAGIAQIVEFILAPPAIAFAIGAYFNAFFPQVPILTSAVAIYFVFTALNVYGVKAAASFEVVITIFAVGELLLFSGLALPKFEVANLTHNALPNGWGGAFAAIPFAIWFFLGIEGIANVAEETKNPQRDISKGFGWAILTLAVLCVLIFISATGIAGWEAIVYKNGLGGETSDSPLPLALAKITGSNHPMYHLLITVGLFGLVASFHGLILAAGRSTYEMGRVHNIPSFLGKISPRFHTPANALIGNMVIGILALLSGKTSEIIVLSVFGALTLYIIAMISIMILRKREPDLPRPFRVAMYPVFPIIALVIATISIIAMFIFNPKLGLIYFSILAVTFLLYRTFKKSDK; translated from the coding sequence ATGACACAAACCAAGGGCTTAAAGAAAACATTGACTCCCTTCATGCTGTGGGGACTTGGCGTTGGATACGTTATTTCAGGAATGTATTTCGGTTGGAACCTCGGCCTCGAGAAAGGAGGAACCGGAGGTATGGCTATAGCCACACTTGTCATTATGGTGATGTACGTCACCTTCACCTTCAGCTATGCGGAGCTGGCCTGTGCCATTCCTAAAGCCGGAGGAGTATTTGACTACGCCAACAAAGCAATGGGGAAAGATTTCGGCTTTATTGCCGGCATTGCCCAGATCGTGGAGTTTATACTGGCCCCTCCGGCCATTGCATTCGCGATCGGTGCTTACTTCAATGCATTCTTTCCACAGGTGCCTATTCTTACAAGCGCCGTCGCCATTTATTTTGTATTTACGGCGTTGAACGTTTATGGCGTTAAAGCAGCGGCTTCATTTGAAGTGGTCATCACCATTTTCGCCGTGGGCGAATTGCTGCTGTTTTCCGGGCTGGCCCTCCCAAAATTTGAGGTGGCCAATCTTACACACAATGCCCTCCCCAATGGCTGGGGTGGCGCTTTCGCAGCAATCCCCTTTGCCATCTGGTTTTTCCTGGGTATCGAAGGCATTGCCAACGTAGCCGAAGAAACTAAAAATCCACAACGGGATATCAGTAAAGGCTTTGGATGGGCTATACTCACCCTCGCTGTATTATGTGTCCTGATCTTTATTTCTGCCACCGGTATTGCCGGCTGGGAGGCCATCGTATATAAGAATGGCCTTGGCGGAGAAACTTCTGATTCTCCCCTGCCGCTGGCGCTGGCAAAGATAACAGGCAGCAACCATCCCATGTATCATTTATTGATCACGGTGGGCTTATTTGGCCTGGTGGCTTCCTTTCATGGACTCATCCTGGCTGCCGGGCGCTCCACTTACGAGATGGGACGGGTACATAATATCCCTTCCTTCCTCGGTAAAATTTCTCCCCGGTTTCATACACCAGCCAATGCACTGATAGGAAATATGGTGATCGGTATTCTCGCCCTCTTGTCCGGCAAAACGTCGGAGATCATTGTCCTTTCTGTTTTTGGCGCGCTCACCCTGTATATTATTGCCATGATCTCTATTATGATCCTGCGGAAACGCGAACCTGATCTGCCACGCCCCTTCCGGGTGGCCATGTATCCCGTCTTCCCCATCATCGCATTGGTCATTGCCACTATATCCATCATTGCTATGTTTATTTTCAATCCTAAACTGGGGTTGATCTATTTCTCAATATTGGCTGTCACCTTTTTGTTATACAGAACTTTTAAAAAATCGGACAAATGA
- a CDS encoding iron-containing alcohol dehydrogenase, whose amino-acid sequence MTFDKVYQYNFPTTIRFGAGAIKELPAYLQKNGLSRPMIVTDPTIAALPFFKSIVSDLQAHNIAVEVFSDIHKNPVKSDVYKGTDMWDHTTRDSIIGIGGGAALDVARSVVLRVNHREDLFKYDDLIGGDIYVTNDVPHFITVPTTSGTGSEVGRSAIIADDETHQKKILFSPKLMAKIVFADPVLTMDLPPFITAATGMDALTHNMEAFLAKNPHPLCDGIALEGISLIKDALEKATNRPDLESRSKMLMASMMGAIAFQKGLGVVHSLAHPLSSLLDTHHGLANAVNIPYGMQFNIAGFEDKFRRIARTLDLKDETGDAVVKYLFDLNTKVNIPHHLRDIGVKPEHIETLADLAIADFAHPNNPKPVSREDFKQLYLKAL is encoded by the coding sequence ATGACATTCGATAAAGTATACCAGTATAATTTTCCGACCACCATTCGTTTCGGTGCAGGCGCCATCAAAGAATTGCCTGCTTATCTTCAAAAGAACGGATTATCACGGCCTATGATCGTTACGGATCCCACGATAGCCGCCCTCCCTTTTTTTAAGTCAATTGTCAGCGACCTGCAGGCCCATAACATAGCCGTAGAGGTATTCAGCGATATTCATAAGAACCCCGTAAAAAGTGATGTGTACAAAGGAACGGACATGTGGGATCACACCACCAGGGATAGCATTATCGGCATTGGCGGCGGAGCCGCTTTAGATGTAGCCAGGTCGGTTGTACTGCGTGTAAATCACCGGGAAGACCTCTTCAAATATGATGACCTGATTGGTGGTGATATTTATGTAACGAATGATGTGCCTCATTTTATCACGGTGCCCACCACTTCCGGTACGGGCAGTGAAGTAGGCAGAAGCGCCATTATAGCGGATGATGAAACGCATCAGAAAAAGATCCTCTTCTCCCCCAAATTAATGGCGAAGATCGTGTTTGCAGATCCCGTGCTTACCATGGACCTGCCCCCGTTTATTACAGCGGCTACCGGCATGGATGCGCTTACACATAATATGGAAGCATTCCTGGCAAAAAATCCGCACCCCTTGTGCGATGGTATTGCACTGGAAGGTATATCACTGATTAAAGACGCACTGGAAAAAGCGACCAATCGCCCTGACCTTGAAAGCAGGAGTAAAATGCTGATGGCTTCCATGATGGGTGCCATTGCTTTTCAGAAAGGTTTGGGCGTAGTGCATTCATTGGCGCATCCCCTATCTTCTTTGCTGGATACGCATCACGGGCTGGCCAATGCAGTGAATATCCCGTATGGTATGCAATTCAATATCGCCGGCTTTGAAGACAAATTCCGCCGCATTGCCAGAACATTGGACCTGAAAGATGAAACAGGTGATGCCGTCGTAAAATATTTGTTCGATCTGAATACCAAAGTAAATATTCCGCATCATCTACGGGATATTGGTGTAAAACCCGAGCATATTGAAACACTGGCAGATCTGGCCATCGCCGATTTTGCACATCCTAACAATCCCAAACCTGTATCGAGAGAAGATTTCAAACAGTTGTACCTGAAAGCACTGTAA
- a CDS encoding histidine phosphatase family protein, which translates to MITRIAIVRHGTTSWNKAGRLQGHSDIPLDEEGILQAQKLGLRLSGEHWDLLYSSHLLRARQTAAIIGQELGIHEVMEDNRLGEAGGGLIEGTTEEERVHKWGDNWKHLDLGMETNNDVVTRGMAFIEDLVAAHNGKHILLVSHGSFIKQMLAQLLPEMPPASAMKNTSITRLQFTDNSWYCELFNCINHLE; encoded by the coding sequence ATGATAACCCGAATAGCTATTGTCCGTCATGGTACTACCTCCTGGAATAAGGCTGGCCGCCTTCAGGGCCACTCAGACATCCCGTTGGATGAAGAGGGCATTTTACAGGCACAGAAGCTGGGATTGCGTCTCAGTGGTGAGCATTGGGATCTGCTGTACTCCAGCCATCTCCTGCGTGCCCGGCAAACCGCGGCTATCATCGGACAGGAGCTGGGTATTCATGAAGTAATGGAAGATAACCGCCTGGGAGAAGCCGGCGGCGGATTAATAGAAGGGACCACAGAAGAAGAGCGTGTACACAAATGGGGAGATAACTGGAAACACCTGGACCTGGGCATGGAAACCAACAACGACGTGGTTACCCGTGGCATGGCCTTTATAGAGGACCTGGTAGCAGCGCATAATGGCAAACACATTCTGCTGGTAAGTCATGGTAGTTTTATCAAACAAATGCTGGCGCAGTTACTCCCTGAGATGCCGCCTGCATCCGCGATGAAAAACACCTCTATAACAAGACTGCAATTCACTGATAACAGCTGGTATTGCGAGCTTTTCAATTGCATCAACCACCTGGAATAA